A single Cannabis sativa cultivar Pink pepper isolate KNU-18-1 chromosome 7, ASM2916894v1, whole genome shotgun sequence DNA region contains:
- the LOC115696958 gene encoding protein RGF1 INDUCIBLE TRANSCRIPTION FACTOR 1 — protein MVREVYGSGAGMDTNMKPAWLEGLMAETFFGGCGVHENRRKNEKNVFCLNCCLSICPHCLPSHRSHPLLQVRRYVYHDVVRLGDLEKLIDCAFIQPYTINGAKVIFLNQRPQSRSCKGTANICFTCDRILQEPFHFCSLSCKVDFMVNQGDDLTTILYRFDESDFTISQFEGLRMDGSEVTDDENGPNLDDHNPMHYGHSSGSRDASSNSAISREQVAMAASTATNSVKKKKKGSGFLPGIVLSLSSRRKGAPHRAPLS, from the exons atggtaAGAGAAGTATATGGTTCAGGAGCAGGTATGGATACGAATATGAAACCTGCATGGCTAGAGGGTCTGATGGCTGAGACATTCTTTGGTGGTTGTGGGGTCCACGAGAATCGCAGGAAGAACGAGAAGAACGTTTTTTGCTTGAACTGTTGCCTTAGTATATGCCCTCACTGCCTTCCTTCTCACCGCTCTCATCCTCTTCTTcag GTCAGGCGTTATGTTTACCACGACGTTGTTCGATTGGGGGATCTTGAAAAGCTCATTGACTGTGCTTTCATCCAG CCTTATACAATTAACGGTGCCAAAGTGATTTTTTTGAATCAAAGGCCACAGTCTAGGAGTTGCAAAGGAACTGCCAACATTTGCTTCACTTGTGATCGAATTCTCCAAGAGCCATTTCACTTCTGCTCTCTCTCATGCAAG GTTGATTTTATGGTGAACCAAGGGGACGATTTGACAACAATTCTCTACCGTTTCGATGAGTCCGATTTCACAATTTCTCAGTTCGAGGGATTGAGGATGGATGGCTCTGAGGTCACTGACGATGAAAATGGTCCAAATTTGGATGATCATAACCCTATGCACTACGGACATTCTTCCGGCTCCCGTGATGCTTCTAGCAACTCCGCTATTTCACGGGAACAGGTTGCCATGGCCGCCTCAACGGCCACCAATTCggtcaagaagaagaagaaaggcaGTGGCTTTCTTCCTGGAATTGTTCTTTCCCTTAGCAGCAGGAGAAAGGGTGCTCCTCATAGGGCTCCACTTTCCTAG